One Amaranthus tricolor cultivar Red isolate AtriRed21 chromosome 1, ASM2621246v1, whole genome shotgun sequence DNA window includes the following coding sequences:
- the LOC130806065 gene encoding uncharacterized protein LOC130806065, whose product MRICWAKAGYHIRDGPLFLHKTWYKQLKSMFPNKIGSWKPWDLLEQACGLEVKNPHRSIRRGCPLWNGTYYCLNEIHIVDEGAINVEYMRKLFKNNRPVVAVIEIRADYPRYTESPYLGVNENGQLEELMYHPDGKRVTHAVVLVGECEVEEVNIYGIDKGIYWIYQNALVEGQGVGTSSFLPNGMSILHPRVVIEVYLGISYPPNVLALPEHAKKILDFQVRKEHKYKNDSNALKNYQNLEEELRSTKVQLEESDKKLRHEQMLNHALKRNHERQVEALNTEIARLKRKAGES is encoded by the coding sequence ATGCGTATTTGTTGGGCCAAGGCGGGGTATCACATTCGAGATGGACctctttttcttcataaaacttGGTACAAACAACTTAAGTCAATGTTCCCCAATAAAATTGGATCTTGGAAGCCTTGGGATCTATTAGAACAAGCTTGTGGTTTAGAGGTTAAGAATCCCCATAGATCAATTAGGAGGGGGTGTCCCTTATGGAATGGTACTTATTATTGTCTAAACGAGATACATATAGTTGATGAAGGAGCCATTAATGTTGAATATATGAGgaaattgttcaaaaacaatCGTCCAGTAGTTGCGGTGATTGAAATTCGAGCTGACTACCCACGTTACACTGAGAGTCCTTACCTTGGGGTCAATGAAAATGGTCAATTGGAAGAGTTAATGTATCATCCTGATGGTAAGAGAGTCACACATGCTGTAGTTTTAGTTGGGGAGTGTGAAGTTGAAGAAGTAAACATCTACGGCATTGATAAGGGTATCTATTGGATCTATCAAAATGCCTTAGTAGAGGGACAAGGAGTTGGCACCTCAAGTTTTCTTCCAAATGGCATGAGTATATTGCATCCTCGGGTGGTGATAGAAGTGTATTTGGGTATATCATACCCACCAAATGTCCTCGCTCTTCCTGAACATGCTAAGAAAATACTTGATTTTCAAGTTAGGAAGGAGCATAAGTACAAGAATGATTCCAATGCTTTGAAGAACTACCAAAATTTGGAAGAAGAATTAAGATCAACAAAGGTTCAGCTAGAGGAATCAGACAAGAAACTTCGACACGAACAAATGCTCAATCATGCGTTGAAGAGGAACCATGAGAGACAAGTGGAGGCACTAAACACAGAAATAGCAAGATTGAAGAGAAAAGCTGGAGAAAGTTGA
- the LOC130806055 gene encoding uncharacterized protein LOC130806055 isoform X2, translated as MMPDGIALHCNFTAKPANQDSGSSIKLFFGEMLIGPDDVDKVTYCDILNGKSHGSKDCGENADIKHPPAELLTRSYYDVSDTIREMSPKRCATVPLNSAKKQKTLEYGSSNLDNEFEFDAMEYPQSPVCPPYEYPEDEEYHIEGHRRQTLRGAQRLLEHYNNEKGTNYELVEALTSGAIMKPDGIALHCNFTAKPANQDSDSSIKLFFGEMLIGPNDVHIVTYCDILNGKSHGCKDCGENADIKHPPAELLTRSYYDVSDTIREMSPKRCATVPINSAKKEKTLEYGSSNLDNEFEFDAMEYPQSPVCPPYEYPEDEEYHIEGHRRQTLRGAQRLLEHYNNEKGTNYELVEALTSGAIMKPDGIALHCNFTAKPANQDSDSSIKLFFGEMLIGPNDVHIVTYCDILNGKSHGCKECGENADIKHPPAELLTRSYDDVSDTIPEMSPKSGGATPMDSVKEKTRKNGKSILDQGYDTNDLGYPPSPVYTPY; from the exons ATGATGCCTGATGGTATTGCGCTCCATTGCAATTTCACAGCTAAACCAGCCAATCAGGATTCCGGTTCTTCCATTAAGCTCTTCTTTGGCGAGATGCTCATTGGTCCAGACGATGTTGATAAAGTCACTTATTGTGATATATTAAATG GTAAATCTCATGGCTCCAAGGATTGCGGAGAAAACGCCGACATTAAGCATCCCCCTGCTGAACTTTTAACGCGCAGTTATTATGATGTTTCCGATACTATAC GTGAGATGTCGCCAAAGAGATGTGCAACTGTGCCTCTTAATTCTGCAAAGAAGCAAAAAACTTTGGAATATGG tagttcaaatttggacaatgaaTTCGAGTTTGATGCAATGGAATATCCTCAATCTCCGGTTTGTCCTCCCTACGA GTATCCCGAGGACGAGGAGTATCACATTGAAGGGCATCGTCGTCAAACTCTTAGAGGTGCTCAAAGATTATTGGAGCACTACAACAATGAAAAG GGTACCAACTATGAGCTTGTAGAAGCGTTGACAAGTGGTGCCATAATGAAGCCTGATGGTATTGCGCTCCATTGCAATTTCACAGCTAAACCAGCCAATCAGGATTCCGATTCTTCCATTAAGCTCTTCTTTGGCGAGATGCTCATTGGTCCAAACGATGTTCATATAGTCACTTATTGTGATATATTAAATG GTAAATCTCATGGCTGCAAGGATTGCGGAGAAAACGCCGACATTAAGCATCCCCCTGCTGAACTTTTAACGCGCAGTTATTATGATGTTTCCGATACTATAC GTGAGATGTCGCCAAAGAGATGTGCAACTGTGCCTATTAATTCTGCGAAGAAGGAAAAAACTTTGGAATATGG tagttcaaatttggacaatgaaTTCGAGTTTGATGCAATGGAATATCCTCAATCTCCGGTTTGTCCTCCCTACGA GTATCCCGAGGACGAGGAGTATCACATTGAAGGGCATCGTCGTCAAACTCTTAGAGGTGCTCAAAGATTATTGGAGCACTACAACAATGAAAAG GGTACCAACTATGAGCTTGTAGAAGCGTTGACAAGTGGTGCCATAATGAAGCCTGATGGTATTGCGCTCCATTGCAATTTCACAGCTAAACCAGCCAATCAGGATTCCGATTCTTCCATTAAGCTCTTCTTTGGCGAGATGCTCATTGGTCCAAACGATGTTCATATAGTCACTTATTGTGATATATTAAATG GTAAATCTCATGGCTGCAAGGAGTGCGGAGAAAACGCCGACATTAAGCATCCCCCTGCTGAACTTTTAACGCGCAGTTATGATGATGTTTCCGATACTATAC CTGAGATGTCGCCAAAGAGTGGTGGAGCTACGCCTATGGATTCAGTCAAGGAGAAAACTAGGAAAAATGG aaaatcaattttggaccaaGGCTACGATACCAATGATTTGGGATATCCTCCATCTCCGGTTTACACGCCCTATTG A
- the LOC130806055 gene encoding uncharacterized protein LOC130806055 isoform X1, translated as MINRLPLDVTQLIHPEDEEDHIEGHRDQTLRGAQRLLEHYNSGKGTNYELVEALRSGAIMMPDGIALHCNFTAKPANQDSGSSIKLFFGEMLIGPDDVDKVTYCDILNGKSHGSKDCGENADIKHPPAELLTRSYYDVSDTIREMSPKRCATVPLNSAKKQKTLEYGSSNLDNEFEFDAMEYPQSPVCPPYEYPEDEEYHIEGHRRQTLRGAQRLLEHYNNEKGTNYELVEALTSGAIMKPDGIALHCNFTAKPANQDSDSSIKLFFGEMLIGPNDVHIVTYCDILNGKSHGCKDCGENADIKHPPAELLTRSYYDVSDTIREMSPKRCATVPINSAKKEKTLEYGSSNLDNEFEFDAMEYPQSPVCPPYEYPEDEEYHIEGHRRQTLRGAQRLLEHYNNEKGTNYELVEALTSGAIMKPDGIALHCNFTAKPANQDSDSSIKLFFGEMLIGPNDVHIVTYCDILNGKSHGCKECGENADIKHPPAELLTRSYDDVSDTIPEMSPKSGGATPMDSVKEKTRKNGKSILDQGYDTNDLGYPPSPVYTPY; from the exons ATGATCAACCGTCTACCGCT AGATGTAACCCAATTGATACATCCCGAGGACGAGGAGGATCACATTGAAGGGCATCGTGATCAAACTCTTAGAGGTGCTCAAAGATTATTGGAGCACTACAACAGTGGAAAG GGTACCAACTATGAGCTTGTAGAAGCGTTGAGAAGTGGTGCCATAATGATGCCTGATGGTATTGCGCTCCATTGCAATTTCACAGCTAAACCAGCCAATCAGGATTCCGGTTCTTCCATTAAGCTCTTCTTTGGCGAGATGCTCATTGGTCCAGACGATGTTGATAAAGTCACTTATTGTGATATATTAAATG GTAAATCTCATGGCTCCAAGGATTGCGGAGAAAACGCCGACATTAAGCATCCCCCTGCTGAACTTTTAACGCGCAGTTATTATGATGTTTCCGATACTATAC GTGAGATGTCGCCAAAGAGATGTGCAACTGTGCCTCTTAATTCTGCAAAGAAGCAAAAAACTTTGGAATATGG tagttcaaatttggacaatgaaTTCGAGTTTGATGCAATGGAATATCCTCAATCTCCGGTTTGTCCTCCCTACGA GTATCCCGAGGACGAGGAGTATCACATTGAAGGGCATCGTCGTCAAACTCTTAGAGGTGCTCAAAGATTATTGGAGCACTACAACAATGAAAAG GGTACCAACTATGAGCTTGTAGAAGCGTTGACAAGTGGTGCCATAATGAAGCCTGATGGTATTGCGCTCCATTGCAATTTCACAGCTAAACCAGCCAATCAGGATTCCGATTCTTCCATTAAGCTCTTCTTTGGCGAGATGCTCATTGGTCCAAACGATGTTCATATAGTCACTTATTGTGATATATTAAATG GTAAATCTCATGGCTGCAAGGATTGCGGAGAAAACGCCGACATTAAGCATCCCCCTGCTGAACTTTTAACGCGCAGTTATTATGATGTTTCCGATACTATAC GTGAGATGTCGCCAAAGAGATGTGCAACTGTGCCTATTAATTCTGCGAAGAAGGAAAAAACTTTGGAATATGG tagttcaaatttggacaatgaaTTCGAGTTTGATGCAATGGAATATCCTCAATCTCCGGTTTGTCCTCCCTACGA GTATCCCGAGGACGAGGAGTATCACATTGAAGGGCATCGTCGTCAAACTCTTAGAGGTGCTCAAAGATTATTGGAGCACTACAACAATGAAAAG GGTACCAACTATGAGCTTGTAGAAGCGTTGACAAGTGGTGCCATAATGAAGCCTGATGGTATTGCGCTCCATTGCAATTTCACAGCTAAACCAGCCAATCAGGATTCCGATTCTTCCATTAAGCTCTTCTTTGGCGAGATGCTCATTGGTCCAAACGATGTTCATATAGTCACTTATTGTGATATATTAAATG GTAAATCTCATGGCTGCAAGGAGTGCGGAGAAAACGCCGACATTAAGCATCCCCCTGCTGAACTTTTAACGCGCAGTTATGATGATGTTTCCGATACTATAC CTGAGATGTCGCCAAAGAGTGGTGGAGCTACGCCTATGGATTCAGTCAAGGAGAAAACTAGGAAAAATGG aaaatcaattttggaccaaGGCTACGATACCAATGATTTGGGATATCCTCCATCTCCGGTTTACACGCCCTATTG A
- the LOC130806078 gene encoding uncharacterized protein LOC130806078 isoform X2, with the protein MMPDGIALHCNFTAKPANQDSGSSIKLFFGEMLIGPDDVDKVTYCDILNGKSHGSKDCGENADIKHPPAELLTRSYYDVSDTIREMSPKRCATVPLNSAKKQKTLEYGSSNLDNEFEFDAMEYPQSPVCPPYEYPEDEEDHIEGHRRQTLRGAQRLLEHYNNEKGTNYELVEAVTSGAIMKPDGIALHCNFTAKPANQDSDSSIKLFFGEMLIGPNDFHIVTYCDILNGKSHGCKDCGENADIKHPPAELLTRSYYDVSDTIREMSPKRCATVPINSAKKEKTLEYGSSNLDNEFEFDAMEYPQSPVCPPYEYPEDEEYHIEGHRRQTLRGAQRLLEHYNNEKGTNYELVEALTSGAIMKPDGIALHCNFTAKPANQDSDSSIKLFFGEMLIGPNDVHIVTYCDILNGKSHGCKECGENADIKHPPAELLTRSYDDVSDTIPEMSPKSGGATPMDSVKEKTRKNGKSILDQGYDTNDLGYPPSPVYTPY; encoded by the exons ATGATGCCTGATGGTATTGCGCTCCATTGCAATTTCACAGCTAAACCAGCCAATCAGGATTCCGGTTCTTCCATTAAGCTCTTCTTTGGCGAGATGCTCATTGGTCCAGACGATGTTGATAAAGTCACTTATTGTGATATATTAAATG GTAAATCTCATGGCTCCAAGGATTGCGGAGAAAACGCCGACATTAAGCATCCCCCTGCTGAACTTTTAACGCGCAGTTATTATGATGTTTCCGATACTATAC GTGAGATGTCGCCAAAGAGATGTGCAACTGTGCCTCTTAATTCTGCAAAGAAGCAAAAAACTTTGGAATATGG tagttcaaatttggacaatgaaTTCGAGTTTGATGCAATGGAATATCCTCAATCTCCGGTTTGTCCTCCCTACGA GTATCCCGAGGACGAGGAGGATCACATTGAAGGGCATCGTCGTCAAACTCTTAGAGGTGCTCAAAGATTATTGGAGCACTACAACAATGAAAAG GGTACCAACTATGAGCTTGTAGAAGCGGTGACAAGTGGTGCCATAATGAAGCCTGATGGTATTGCGCTCCATTGCAATTTCACAGCTAAACCAGCCAATCAGGATTCCGATTCTTCCATTAAGCTCTTCTTTGGCGAGATGCTCATTGGTCCAAACGATTTTCATATAGTCACTTATTGTGATATATTAAATG GTAAATCTCATGGCTGCAAGGATTGCGGAGAAAACGCCGACATTAAGCATCCCCCTGCTGAACTTTTAACGCGCAGTTATTATGATGTTTCCGATACTATAC GTGAGATGTCGCCAAAGAGATGTGCAACTGTGCCTATTAATTCTGCGAAGAAGGAAAAAACTTTGGAATATGG tagttcaaatttggacaatgaaTTCGAGTTTGATGCAATGGAATATCCTCAATCTCCGGTTTGTCCTCCCTACGA GTATCCCGAGGACGAGGAGTATCACATTGAAGGGCATCGTCGTCAAACTCTTAGAGGTGCTCAAAGATTATTGGAGCACTACAACAATGAAAAG GGTACCAACTATGAGCTTGTAGAAGCGTTGACAAGTGGTGCCATAATGAAGCCTGATGGTATTGCGCTCCATTGCAATTTCACAGCTAAACCAGCCAATCAGGATTCCGATTCTTCCATTAAGCTCTTCTTTGGCGAGATGCTCATTGGTCCAAACGATGTTCATATAGTCACTTATTGTGATATATTAAATG GTAAATCTCATGGCTGCAAGGAGTGCGGAGAAAACGCCGACATTAAGCATCCCCCTGCTGAACTTTTAACGCGCAGTTATGATGATGTTTCCGATACTATAC CTGAGATGTCGCCAAAGAGTGGTGGAGCTACGCCTATGGATTCAGTCAAGGAGAAAACTAGGAAAAATGG aaaatcaattttggaccaaGGCTACGATACCAATGATTTGGGATATCCTCCATCTCCGGTTTACACGCCCTATTG A
- the LOC130806078 gene encoding uncharacterized protein LOC130806078 isoform X1, giving the protein MINRLPLDVTQLIHPEDEEDHIEGHRDQTLRGAQRLLEHYNSGKGTNYELVEALRSGAIMMPDGIALHCNFTAKPANQDSGSSIKLFFGEMLIGPDDVDKVTYCDILNGKSHGSKDCGENADIKHPPAELLTRSYYDVSDTIREMSPKRCATVPLNSAKKQKTLEYGSSNLDNEFEFDAMEYPQSPVCPPYEYPEDEEDHIEGHRRQTLRGAQRLLEHYNNEKGTNYELVEAVTSGAIMKPDGIALHCNFTAKPANQDSDSSIKLFFGEMLIGPNDFHIVTYCDILNGKSHGCKDCGENADIKHPPAELLTRSYYDVSDTIREMSPKRCATVPINSAKKEKTLEYGSSNLDNEFEFDAMEYPQSPVCPPYEYPEDEEYHIEGHRRQTLRGAQRLLEHYNNEKGTNYELVEALTSGAIMKPDGIALHCNFTAKPANQDSDSSIKLFFGEMLIGPNDVHIVTYCDILNGKSHGCKECGENADIKHPPAELLTRSYDDVSDTIPEMSPKSGGATPMDSVKEKTRKNGKSILDQGYDTNDLGYPPSPVYTPY; this is encoded by the exons ATGATCAACCGTCTACCGCT AGATGTAACCCAATTGATACATCCCGAGGACGAGGAGGATCACATTGAAGGGCATCGTGATCAAACTCTTAGAGGTGCTCAAAGATTATTGGAGCACTACAACAGTGGAAAG GGTACCAACTATGAGCTTGTAGAAGCGTTGAGAAGTGGTGCCATAATGATGCCTGATGGTATTGCGCTCCATTGCAATTTCACAGCTAAACCAGCCAATCAGGATTCCGGTTCTTCCATTAAGCTCTTCTTTGGCGAGATGCTCATTGGTCCAGACGATGTTGATAAAGTCACTTATTGTGATATATTAAATG GTAAATCTCATGGCTCCAAGGATTGCGGAGAAAACGCCGACATTAAGCATCCCCCTGCTGAACTTTTAACGCGCAGTTATTATGATGTTTCCGATACTATAC GTGAGATGTCGCCAAAGAGATGTGCAACTGTGCCTCTTAATTCTGCAAAGAAGCAAAAAACTTTGGAATATGG tagttcaaatttggacaatgaaTTCGAGTTTGATGCAATGGAATATCCTCAATCTCCGGTTTGTCCTCCCTACGA GTATCCCGAGGACGAGGAGGATCACATTGAAGGGCATCGTCGTCAAACTCTTAGAGGTGCTCAAAGATTATTGGAGCACTACAACAATGAAAAG GGTACCAACTATGAGCTTGTAGAAGCGGTGACAAGTGGTGCCATAATGAAGCCTGATGGTATTGCGCTCCATTGCAATTTCACAGCTAAACCAGCCAATCAGGATTCCGATTCTTCCATTAAGCTCTTCTTTGGCGAGATGCTCATTGGTCCAAACGATTTTCATATAGTCACTTATTGTGATATATTAAATG GTAAATCTCATGGCTGCAAGGATTGCGGAGAAAACGCCGACATTAAGCATCCCCCTGCTGAACTTTTAACGCGCAGTTATTATGATGTTTCCGATACTATAC GTGAGATGTCGCCAAAGAGATGTGCAACTGTGCCTATTAATTCTGCGAAGAAGGAAAAAACTTTGGAATATGG tagttcaaatttggacaatgaaTTCGAGTTTGATGCAATGGAATATCCTCAATCTCCGGTTTGTCCTCCCTACGA GTATCCCGAGGACGAGGAGTATCACATTGAAGGGCATCGTCGTCAAACTCTTAGAGGTGCTCAAAGATTATTGGAGCACTACAACAATGAAAAG GGTACCAACTATGAGCTTGTAGAAGCGTTGACAAGTGGTGCCATAATGAAGCCTGATGGTATTGCGCTCCATTGCAATTTCACAGCTAAACCAGCCAATCAGGATTCCGATTCTTCCATTAAGCTCTTCTTTGGCGAGATGCTCATTGGTCCAAACGATGTTCATATAGTCACTTATTGTGATATATTAAATG GTAAATCTCATGGCTGCAAGGAGTGCGGAGAAAACGCCGACATTAAGCATCCCCCTGCTGAACTTTTAACGCGCAGTTATGATGATGTTTCCGATACTATAC CTGAGATGTCGCCAAAGAGTGGTGGAGCTACGCCTATGGATTCAGTCAAGGAGAAAACTAGGAAAAATGG aaaatcaattttggaccaaGGCTACGATACCAATGATTTGGGATATCCTCCATCTCCGGTTTACACGCCCTATTG A